Sequence from the Silvibacterium dinghuense genome:
TGCTGCCCCTGTGCGCGCATAAACAGGAAGGAGTAACGAACGCCAAGGGCCTTTGCCTTTTTCCGTACCCCTCGGCTCAGCAGGCGCATAACCAGCTTCAGAAAAGGGTTCAGGCCGAATGCTTCGGCGAAAGCAGGATCGGGTGGGCCAGAGATAGAGATGAGCTGACCGCCAGGCTTGAGCACACGTAGAGACTTCTCGAGTGTCTTTGCATCTTGACTATTCAACACGAGATCATAGTCTGATAGAACTTTCTCGAAATCCTGCCTCTTGTAGTCGATGACCACATCTGCGCCAAGACTTTTCACCAGATCGGCATTCTTCGCGCTCGTCGTCGTCGCAACTGTCGCACCAAGATGCTTGGCGAGTTGAATAGCAATCGCTCCTACACCGCCAGATCCTGCCTGAATAAAGACCTTCTGACCGGGCTGCACCTTCGCAACCTCAACCAGTGCCTGCCATGCAGTCAGCGACACCAGTGGGATGGACGCCGCTTCCACCATGCCAAGGTTCCTGGGCTTCAACGCAACGTCGGCCTCATCCGTGGCAATGAATTCGGCGAATGTGCCGACCCTATGATCGCGCGGCCGTGCATAAACCGCATCACCTACCTTGAACTTCCTGACCTTGGGCCCGGTCTTTACAACCGTTCCGGCGACATCATGTCCCAGAACGAACGGCGGACGATACGGAAGAAGAAGCTTGAACTCACCATCCCTGACTTTCGAGTCCAGCAGGTTCACAGCCGCGGCCTGAATCCTGATCAGGACATCGTTGTCTTGCAACTTCGGTTCTGGCACGTTGACCAAAGCCAGCGCGCCCTTCTTTTTGTACTTGTCAACGACGAATGCCTTCACCGACGTTCTCCAATCCAACGTTAGTAACGTTCTCAGATTTGCCCAGGAATGTGAGAGCTTTGGGCACAAAATCAGCGTGATACTGAAAAATCCCGCCATGGCCGGCGTCTTCGTAGATCACAAGTTGCGAGCCCGGAATACGCCGCGCCATGTCGATGCTATTCGCGGTCGGGACCATCACGTCATGGTCACCATTTGCTATCAGAACCGGGATCGCAATGCGCTCGAGGTTTTGAGGCTGCTGCCTGCCCCATGCCTTGATCGCCTTGAGTTGCCGAAGGAAAGCATTGGGCGTCGGGCCTTTGTCTCTGCCTGCTTTGCGTTCCTTCAACCGCTTCAGAAAAACCTTCGCAGCGCGGCGGCCGTTAGCCGAAGAGGTGAAGAACAGATAGGACTTCGGGTCACGGAGTGTCAACAGAGCCTTGATCATCCGCGGCCAGGAGACCGCTCCCACCCTCTCGATGCCTTCTCCACCCGCTGGACCGGTTCCGGTCAGGATGAGCTTTCGCACCAAGCCGGGAGCCTTCAGCACGATATCCTGCGCTACAAATCCTCCGAGCGAAAAGCCGAGCAGATCAACTTTTTCGAAACCCAGCGCTCGAATCAGAGCAACTGTGTCGCTCGCCATTTCGTCGATGGTCACAGGAGCCTTCCCTCCGGACGCACCGATACCCCGATAGTCAGTTGCGATAACGCGATGCCTGCTGGCAAGGCCGTCCACAATCCTCGGATCGAAGTTATCCAGTACCGCGCCCCAGTGGTTGAGGAGAATCAGCGGCACCCCGCTCCTGGGTCCAACATCACGGTAGGCGAAAGCCGTTTCCTTGACGCGGATAGAGAGATTCGGCGCCTCAACATAACGCTCGCCCGATCCGAAATTGTTGCGAGAACTTCCCATTGTTTGCTCCACGGCTTGTTACGCCAATCCGAATTGCTTCCGCAAGATTGTGTCGAAGAGAGACCGAGGGAGAAAACGCCTTGCGAAGGAGACCTGCCGCGCAGCCTTGCCGGAGGCATAGCGCAGACGAGGAGTCTTTTCGCTTGCCGCCAGCACGATCGTCTCCGCCACACTTTCCGCTGTATCCGCAACCGTCATCGCGCGCCCAAATGCGGCAAGATATCTGGTGCGACTCGCCTCATAGGCACTCAGCGGCCTGTCTGCCTGGGCGGAACTCGATTCGAACGAGGTCTTCGTAGCCGCGGGCTCGATGACCGCGACACGTACACCGAACTCACGCACCTCGTGATCGAGCGATTCGGAATAGCCCTCAAGAGCGTGTTTCGTTCCGGAATAGTAGGCGCTAAAGGGGGCCGGGATCAGTCCCAGTGCGGACCCTACATTGAGGATGCGTCCACTACGCTGCCCGCGCATGATCGGCAGGACCGCATTCGTCACGCGAACCACACCGTGGAAATTGGTCTCAAATAGACCTCGGACTTGCTCGATCGAGCTTTCTTCCGCTGCGCCTGTGACTCCGAAACCTGCATTGTTGACGAGCAGATCGATACGACCGAGTTCAGCGTCCGCCAGGGCAACAGTCGCCGCGACCGATCCATCGGAGGTGACATCGCACGCAATCATCCGGATACCTTCGCGCACCTCGTCAGGCTTGGCGCTGCGACTTGTTCCAATCACCCGGTAGCCTGCCTTTATCAGTGCCAAGGCTGCCGCCTTGCCAATGCCGGTCGACGCTCCCGTGATCAACGCAGTTTTCTGAGATGCCTGCTGTCCTGTCATCGTCATTCGTCCTTATTTTTGATCATTATATTACGATCATAATTTATAATTACAATCATAAGATCATGCATAAAGAAGCGAGGATGCAAAAATAATGAGATACGAGAAAGGGCGTAAGGAGACTACGCACGATCGCATCCTGGAGGTCGCGACACGCCGATTCCGGCAGGATGGAATCGCGGCGTCCGGTCTGGCGGGCATCATGTCGGAAGCTGGTCTGACGAATGGGGCTTTCTATGCCCACTTTTCTTCCAAGAGCGAGATGGTCGAAAAATGCATCGAACGGGCCATCGATGACCAGTGGCAGCAATTTGAAAAAGAAATTGCTGCGGGACGTCTGGTCGAAATTATTCGTTCTTATCTGTCAGAACAGCACCGGGATCATGCCGACTCGGGATGCCCATCTGCTGCGCTCTTACCTGAGATTTCACGCCAGGAACCAGCAACGAGGCATGTCTATACCGAGAGCGTGAAGCGGCTCGTGAGTGCCATGGAGAAGCAGTTGCCCGATATGCCGAAGGGCCCCAAGGCACGTGAGATCGCCATCGCGACAATGGGGCTTCTGATCGGAACGCTACAAATGGCTCGCGCCGTGAACGATCCGTCGCTCTCTGACGATATTTTGGCTGCCGGTACTCACGTCGCCAAGAGCCTGATTCAATCCGGGAAAAGAAGAGTGTAGTTCGTTCGGCAAAGCTTCTCGGAAATTCTGCACGGCGCTTGTGTTCGCTGCAGCCGACAGGAACAGGGCTCTTCTTGGGTTTGCGCATTGTCGCCGATCAGTCATCGGGAACAGCGAGTACCGCGAAGTCGGCTTCGAGGAAGGGATCCGGCATAGTCCGATTGCTGACAAGTCGACTTTTCGTGACCGTTCTTCACCAGGACAGAACTATGCTTGTAAAACTCCATTCCTGTTTTTCGTGAGAGGGAATGCTGCTCGGCTTAAGAGCGCAGGCTCGAGGCAAACAGCCGCTTGAGTAAGCACAGCTTGAGCGGCGTCTCCGCGGTCAGATCCAGCTCATGCCTGCGCAGGGTCGAAGTCATGCAGACATATCTCGACGTGCTCCTCCAACTCGGAACATTGGCTTCCAGTGACGGCTGCGGGAAACGGCATAACAGGCTCTAGATTTGTTCGACCACGGCCTGTGACAGCTTTCGGCTCAGCAGAATGCCTCCAATCATGAAGTAGAGGGCACCGAAGATGGCATAGCCTCCCAGATCCTTCGTGTGCAACTTTCCACCCAGGCCACCGAGCACAAAGGCAATACCCGCTGCAGTGGATTGCGCACCGCTCAGGATCATCGCCCATTGCCCACCCAGCTGCTTACGACGAATGAGCCCGGCGACGAGTTGAAGCACGCCGGCTCCGAATGCCCAGGCACCGAAGATCGCGATGGAGTATGCCGGTTTGCTAAAGATCGTTAAGGCAATCCCAAGAGCAGCAGCAGAGCCCAGGAGTGCATTGACGATCTGCGAAGTGCGTGCGCTTCCGGCAGGGCGTGAAGCCCTCAGATCGTACAGCGTGCAAGCGACGTCCCATAGAGGATACGCGATCAGTAAAACGGAAGCGACCTGTGGCTGCATACGTACCGTCGAAAGAACAGCGGCAGCCCATATCACCTGAAATACTGTGCGAACAAAGTAAAGGTTCCGCAGAGAGCGCGCTGATTCCGTGGAGTGGTTTTGCATGAGAAATTCCTCTATCTTCTAGTTGGTAGGTTTATAAAATAAAGCGAGGCACTGCATGGCCTCTGCTCGTTAGTTCCTTGCTTTATCGAGACGCTTGAGTGCTGCTCCGGTCACAAGCTTGAAGACCTCACAGTCACCGGTGGCGCGGGCGGAGAGCATCGCTCCATGCACGACCGCCATCAGCGTCTGAGCTTCCGTTGCCGCCGAATCGTGCAGCCGGATGTCCCCGGCTTTCACGCCGGCCTTTAACGTTCGCTCCAGCCATTCGCTCAATGCCCGGAAATGCAGGCGCACTTCGACCTGTACTTCCTCCGGCAGGGATGGAAGCTCCGCTCCCATGAGCGCAGCAACGCAGAAGGGGACCGTATGCTTGCGGATACACCCCTCCCAATACTGAACGTAAGCATGAAGGCGTTTCCGGGGGGCTTCAATCTGCCGGTCGAGCTGCGCAGTGCCTTCGATCGTCTTCTCGCGATGCGCCTTGAGAACCGCTGCGGCCAGGGCTGCCTTGGTCGGAAAGTGATGATGAATGCTCGGTTTCCTGATTCCGACTGCTTCGGAAATATCGGCATAGCTGAAAGCCGAGTATCCCCTTTCGATCATCAGGGCTTCCGCCGATTTCATGATGCGTTCTGCCGTTTCTCCCTGCACGCCAAGTAGACTACCTACTAGTCGGTTTGGTTACAAAAATCTTTTTGCGTAGATTTGAAGGGTTATTTCCGGGCAGACGAGCGTGCCTTATGTCCGGCAAGAAACTGCTGATAGGTATCCTCGATGAACGCATCATCGATCGCCCCTGAGCCGAGCAGCAGCCGGTAGTAGAGCGATCCGTATAGCTGATCGATCGCGGTGTCGATGTTGAAGTCGCGGCGTAACGAGCCCTCCGAGATCGCGGCCTGTATGTTTTGGCGAACCCCTTCCCGCCGGGGATTGAGCCAGCGGTCACGGAAAGCCGAAGCGAGTTCCGGGTCCGACTGGGCTTCGGACACCAGGGAACGGATGAGATTGCCACGCGCGCTACGGAAGAAAGCAGCCTGCAGATGGAGCTGCCGCCGGAGGCTTTCGAGCGCGCTGCCGGCTTTGGGAAAAGCTGTTTCATTCCCGATCAGCTCCAGCAAGGAATCCATCACGACCGCTGCCTTGTTTGGCCAGTGCCGGTAAATCGTCATCTTTCCTACGCCGGCCTCGGCGGCAATTTCATTCACACTCACAGCACGGAAGCCGCTCCGGGTGATCAAGCGGAGAGTGGCCTTAAGAATTGCATCATGAGCTGCCTGACTCCTCGGCCGGCCTATGGTCCTCATACTGCCTCACGTTCCGGAAACAAAATGCATCCTTAACGATACCGCGAGTATCTTATTCTCGAGAAACGATACTGGCGGTATCGATTGGAGGAGACGATGAACAAGGTTGTCATCATCACCGGCGTAAACAGTGGCCTGGGCAGGGCATTCGCCCATGCACTGCTGGATTCCGGCTTCACCGTCGTGGGAACGGTGCGGAAGATGGAAGCCGTGCAAGCATTCGAGCAACTGAAACCGGGAGCCGCGTTTGCACGGGTGCTCGATGTGACGGAAGCTCCTGAACGGCTGGCCGCGGTCGCCGCAGAAATCGAACGCAATGTCGGCCCGGTTTATGGGCTTATCAATAACGCCGGGTACGGCCATGAAGGCACGCTGGAAGAAAGCTCGATGGACGCGTTGCGTCAGCAATTCGAGGTAAACGTTTTTGGCGCTGTGGCCATGATGAAAGCGGTCTTGCCTGCGATGCGCGCCCGGCGCGAAGGACGCATCCTCAACGTGACTTCGATGGGCGGTCTCATGACGATGCCCGGACTCTCGTACTACCACGGAAGCAAATTTGCATTGGAGGGGATTTCGTCGTCGCTGGCCAAGGAGGTGCGACCGCTGGGTATTTACGTCACGGCGATCGAACCCGGCATGTTTCGGACAGACTGGGCAGGCCGCTCCATGGTGCGTTCAGAACGGTCGATCTCCGATTATGACGCGATCTTCGATCCCATCCGTGAAGCGCGTAAAGCAAGAAGCGGACAACAGCCGGGAGATCCGGCCAAGGCCGGCAAGGTTGTTGCGAAGTTCTTAATGGCAGCAGAGCCGCCTGCTCACCTTCTGCTCGGTCCCGATGCGTTCGATTACGTCCAGAAGGAACTGGAGGCAATTCGGTCCGAATTTACGGCGTGGGAAGCGGTGACCCGATCAACCAACTTCGAGCAGGAGACCTGAGCCCTCGCGCAGACTCAGAACTGCCTGCTCAACGCAAAGAAGCGCTGCGCTTGTCCCACGTCGCGCAGGATCTGGGCCTTCAGCGCTTCGGGGGTTTCGAACTTCCGCTCGCCGCGCAGCCGCTTGAGGAAGCACAGCTCGAGCGGCGTCTCCGCGGTCAACGCAATCTCATCCCGATTGGGATCGAAGTCGAGCAGATAGGTCTCAATCGCATAGGAGGGCTCGCCGAATGTCGGACGCACGCCGGCATTCGTCACTCCGTCGAAGACGCCCTGCCCGCCGATATGCAGCCGCGTCACATACACGCCGTCCGCGGGCAGCAGCTCGTGGTAAGGGGCGAGGTTGATGGTCGGCACGGTGAGGCGCGAGCCGATGCCGCGTCCGCGCGCCTGCGTAGAGTGGATCGAGAAGGGACGGCCGAGCAGGCGGCGCGCCGTGCTCACATCGCCTGCGGCCACGCGGCGGCGTATCTCCGAGCTGGAAACGATGAGCCGTCCCACGTGAATGGCGCTGTGCGTGACCACTGCGAATCCGAGCGACTGCCCCAGCTCGCGCAGCTCGAGGATGCCCGCGCTCGCGTTGTGGCCGAAGCGGAAGTTGTCACCCTCGTGAACTTCGACTGCCTCGAGCAATCCGGCGAGCACTCCCGAGGCGAAATCCTGCGCGGTGAGCAGCGAAAACTCGGGCGTAAACGGGATCACCACGGTCGCATCGAGCCCTGTCGAGGCCAGGAGTTCCAATCGCACATCGAGCGGCGTAATCAGCTTCGGAGACTGCCCGGGCCGCAGCAGCCGCACCGGATGCGGATCGAAGGTGAGGGCGACGGACTTTGCGCCCAATGCCTGCGCGCGCTCCCGGACGCTGGCGATGATGGCGCGATGGCCGCGGTGCACGCCGTCAAAATTGCCGACGGCGACGACCGTGGGGCCGAAACCCGCCGGAATCTCCTCGAGACTGCGAAAGACCTGCATGGCTAAGATCGTTCTCCTGCCGAGGTCTCTGCCTGCAGCGTGATGGGAATCCTCAGGCCGTCATAGGCCATGCGGATATGCGGCGGCAGCGCGGCTTCCGTGGGCGCATGGTCGAGCTCGTGCGCGATGTGCGTGAACCAGGCCTGGCGCGGCCTGACCCGCTCCACCCAGCCGAGCGCCTCATCCACATTCGCATGGCTCGGATGCGGCTCCCAGCGCAGCGCGTCGAGAATCATCACGTCGAGGTCTTCGAGCAGCGGCAGGCTTTCCTCCGGGATGCGGTTCATGTCGGTGAGATAGGCCACGTTGCCGAAGCGATAGCCGCCGACGGCGAGCCGTCCGTGCATCAATGGAATACGCTGAAAACGGACTCCGGCAATCTGCGCGGACTCCTGCCCGTTCATCGGCTCGAGCCGCACCCGCGCCCGTGTCGGATACTTTGCATCCGGAGCAAAGGTGTAGGAGAAGACCGTGCGCAGCACCGCTGCCGTCGCGTCGTCGGCATACAGCGGCATGCTGTCATGATGGCGGAAGCTCAGCGGCCGCAGGTCATCGAGGCCGAGGATGTGATCGGCGTGGGGATGCGTGTAGAGGACCGCATCGACGTGCGTGATCTTCTCACGCAGAGCCTGTTCGCGGAAATCCTGCCCGGTATCGATCACCACCCGGTGATCGCCCCACTCGACGGCAATGGAGGGCCGGCTGCGCCGGTTGCGCGGATCCGTAGACGTGCATACTGCGCACCCGCAGCCGAGCGTCGGCACACCCATGGACGTGCCGCTGCCCAGCACCACGATCTCCGCCTGAATCGAATCCCCTGCCTGCATCAAACCGCGCGGCCTAGAACTTGCCCGGAGGCGGGGTGTGCGCCTGCTGCACGATGGCGTTGGTGATCTCGAGGAACATCATGCGCAGCTCGAAGAGCAGGCTCTGCAGCAGACGCTGCTGCGCCTCGGTCAGATTGCCCTTGGTCTTCTCTTCGAGCGCGGTCAGCATGTCGATGCTCTGCCGCGCGCCGAGAATATCGATCCGCGGCTTCTGGCCGGGCTCGGCCGCCGCACCCATGGCGACCACCGCCGAGAGGTAGATCGACTGGAAGACATGCTCGATGCCGACCGGCCCAAGGTCCTTCATTCCCGGATTCTGCTGCCGCAACAGCTCATCCAACTGCAGGGTGGTCTCCTGATAGGCGGCATGCTGCTCGGCGGCCTCCGCAGCGGAAGGCTCTTCGAAACTTCCCTGCCCCTCGCCCTCGAGTGGTGCCTCGGCTACCGGCTCAGGCACCACCACAGGAGCTGGAGCCGGCGGTGGAGGCGGCGCAGGAGCAGCAGGGCGCGAAGGCATGGTCACGACGCGCGCGCCGGCAACTGGAGCCGTCTCCGCTGCGGCGGCGAACTGGCCGGGGGCGGGGTGAACCGCTTCGGCAATATCCGCGGTGAACTGGCCAGGAGCAGGATGCACGGCATCGGCCACATTCGCAGTGAATTGCCCGGGCGCCGGATGCACGGCTTCGGCCACATCCGCGGCGAACTGGCCAGGGGCGGGATGGACAGCCTCGGCCGCGTGCGCGGCGAAGTCGATGGGCGCAGCAGCAGGCGCGGCAGGAGCAGCCGGGGCGGGGCTCTCGGCAGGATTGCGCAGATCGCCATCCTCGGTGAACTTGCGGCGATCGGTCACGGTAAATGCGGGCGGTTTCTCTGCCATATGTCTATCCTCGAAACTAAATTCTACCTGCCACGGCAAACGCTCCGCGTTTAAAGCCCGGCGATTTCCGGCCTGCGCTCCGCGATGGTCACCTTGACGCCCGATGCGCTGAGCGGCAGGCCGCGCTCCGCTGCCTCATTGCGAAGAAAGCCCAGCGCCAGTGTTCCCTGAAAGACCGGCAGATCGAAGGCCGCGATGCTGCTCAGCTCACCAGCTGGATTCTGCGCCGCGCCCTCAGCCTCGATGGGCAGCGTCGCACCCGCTTCAAGCGGGCCGAGACCGGCTGCCAGCTGAAATTGACGGAATCCGCGATGCACCGCAGCCCGCGAGCGGATACGCTCGACAATCTCCTGCCCGAGATAGCATCCCTTGCTGAAGTTCAAGGCCTGCGTCTGCGCCGTCTCCTGGGGCAGATGGCGGTCGCGGATATCGACACCATAGAGCGGCGTGCCTTCGAGGATGCGCAGCTTCTCGATCGCCTCCGCGCCACACGGCTCGGCGCCGGCGGCCGTCAGCGCCTGCCACAATGCCACTACGGCTCCGGACGGAACCAGCAACGCAAAACGCGGAACGAGCGGAGAAGCCTCATGGATCACCAGGATTTCATGCTCCTGCCAGCGCGCGGCAACGAAGCTCAATGCCTCGGTCGATTCTGCGGCGGGAGCGGCCAGTCCCAGCGATTCGAGCACCGCGACAGCTTTCGGCCCGGCAACGCCGATGGCCGTCAGCCCGTCCGCGGGATGCAGCTCGACGTCATCCATGATGATGAAGTGATCTAAATGCGCCAGGATTGCCACCTGCTGGGAGCGGTCGGTCTCCAGCAGCAGGTGATCGGAAGAGCGATAGATATTCGCATCGCCCTGGATACGGCCCTGCGCGTTGAGCAGGAAGCTGTAGTTTCCGTGCCCCTCGGTAAGCCCGACGATGGTGTTGCTGACCATCCCGTTGAGCCAGCGCACCTGATCTTCGCCGGTGATGCGGACAAAGGCCCGGTAGCCGAGGTCATAGCAGCCGGCGGCAGCGGTCAGCGCGGCCAGCTCGGGGTTCGCTCCGGCAAAGGCCAGCACGGTTTCAGCACCCCGATACGCGGTGAGGGCAAGGCCCGGGGAGCCGGCGGTCAGCGCGGCGGCCAGAGGCGTCGGCTCCAGCACAGAAGAGGCGGCAACTCCCGTCGATACAACATCACTCATAGTCTTAACCTGTTCAAATTATAGTCACCGCGTCCCTCTCCCTGCCCCGCCCGCTCGTCCAACAGGCGGCACTCACGATATGGTTCAGACATGGTGATGAACGCTGCTTCGCGGGCCCCTTACCTTCTTTCCCTGGCGCTGGCCGCCGCTACCCTGTGCGGACCATCGCCGCTGGCCGCACAGACCTCCGCGAATCCGCCGGCGCAGGATGCCAAGCCCGAGACGCACATCACCCCCGAACAGGCCAAGCAGCTCTTCTCCTCGGTCGATACCATCCTCCAGTTCGCCTCCAGCGACACGAAGCTCGCCATCAAGAGCAAGGTGAAGCGCCGCCTGACCACGCGCGACGAGGTTGAGAAGTATCTGGTCGACAAGATGAAGGACGACAAGGATGCCAAGCGCATGGAGCGCTCCGAGATCGTGCTCAAGAAGTTCGGGCTGCTCGACGAGAGCTTCCACCTGCAGCCGTTCCTGGTGAGCCTGCTCAAGGAGCAGATTGCCGGCTACTACGACGCGAAGACGAAGACTGTGAACCTGCTGGACTGGATCGATCCCGAGCAGCAGAAGCCGGTTCTGGCTCACGAACTGACGCATGCACTGCAGGACCAGCGGCTCAATCTCGACAAGTGGGAGGATTCCGGCACCGAAGAGGACATCTCCCGCAACGTGGCCGAGGATAACCACTTCATCGAGCTCGACGAACAGGACACGGCGCGCGAAGCGGTGCTCGAAGGCCAGGCCATGGCCGTGCTCATCGACTACAGCCTTAAGCCTGCCGGGCAAAGCATTCTCACCAATCCCGACCTCATCAAGCAGCGGGCCGATGAGCAGGGCGCAGACTCCGATTCTCCGGTCCTCAGCCGCGCGCCGCTGCTGCTGCAGGAATCGCTGCTCTTCCCCTACCGCGAGGGCCTCAAGTTCGAGGTGGATATGCTCACCGACAAGGGGCCGGAAGGCGCCTTCGCCGGCGTGCTCGACCATCCGCCGTCCTCGAGCTACGAAATCATGAATCCCCGCGCCTACGAGCGCAACGTCACGGTACCGGTGCTCAAGATACCGGACATTCATCCGCTGCTCGATGCCGACTATGCACCCTATGACATCGGCGTGATGGGACAAATCGACGTCCGCATCCTCTCCGAGCTCTTTGGAGGGCAGGAAATGGCAGCGGCGCTCGCGCCGGCATGGGACGGCGGCATCTATTACGCAGCGCAGAAGAAAAAGGCAGCCGACAAGAATTCGACCGCATCCATCGGCCTGCTCTATCTCTCGCAGTGGAAGTCAGAGAGAGCCGCGCAGGCCTTCGCCAAGATGTATGCCGAAGAGCTCGACAAGCAGTTTTCGGGA
This genomic interval carries:
- a CDS encoding oxidoreductase, translated to MNKVVIITGVNSGLGRAFAHALLDSGFTVVGTVRKMEAVQAFEQLKPGAAFARVLDVTEAPERLAAVAAEIERNVGPVYGLINNAGYGHEGTLEESSMDALRQQFEVNVFGAVAMMKAVLPAMRARREGRILNVTSMGGLMTMPGLSYYHGSKFALEGISSSLAKEVRPLGIYVTAIEPGMFRTDWAGRSMVRSERSISDYDAIFDPIREARKARSGQQPGDPAKAGKVVAKFLMAAEPPAHLLLGPDAFDYVQKELEAIRSEFTAWEAVTRSTNFEQET
- a CDS encoding DUF1844 domain-containing protein, coding for MAEKPPAFTVTDRRKFTEDGDLRNPAESPAPAAPAAPAAAPIDFAAHAAEAVHPAPGQFAADVAEAVHPAPGQFTANVADAVHPAPGQFTADIAEAVHPAPGQFAAAAETAPVAGARVVTMPSRPAAPAPPPPPAPAPVVVPEPVAEAPLEGEGQGSFEEPSAAEAAEQHAAYQETTLQLDELLRQQNPGMKDLGPVGIEHVFQSIYLSAVVAMGAAAEPGQKPRIDILGARQSIDMLTALEEKTKGNLTEAQQRLLQSLLFELRMMFLEITNAIVQQAHTPPPGKF
- a CDS encoding TetR/AcrR family transcriptional regulator — encoded protein: MKSAEALMIERGYSAFSYADISEAVGIRKPSIHHHFPTKAALAAAVLKAHREKTIEGTAQLDRQIEAPRKRLHAYVQYWEGCIRKHTVPFCVAALMGAELPSLPEEVQVEVRLHFRALSEWLERTLKAGVKAGDIRLHDSAATEAQTLMAVVHGAMLSARATGDCEVFKLVTGAALKRLDKARN
- a CDS encoding oxidoreductase, producing MTMTGQQASQKTALITGASTGIGKAAALALIKAGYRVIGTSRSAKPDEVREGIRMIACDVTSDGSVAATVALADAELGRIDLLVNNAGFGVTGAAEESSIEQVRGLFETNFHGVVRVTNAVLPIMRGQRSGRILNVGSALGLIPAPFSAYYSGTKHALEGYSESLDHEVREFGVRVAVIEPAATKTSFESSSAQADRPLSAYEASRTRYLAAFGRAMTVADTAESVAETIVLAASEKTPRLRYASGKAARQVSFARRFLPRSLFDTILRKQFGLA
- a CDS encoding alpha/beta fold hydrolase, with product MEQTMGSSRNNFGSGERYVEAPNLSIRVKETAFAYRDVGPRSGVPLILLNHWGAVLDNFDPRIVDGLASRHRVIATDYRGIGASGGKAPVTIDEMASDTVALIRALGFEKVDLLGFSLGGFVAQDIVLKAPGLVRKLILTGTGPAGGEGIERVGAVSWPRMIKALLTLRDPKSYLFFTSSANGRRAAKVFLKRLKERKAGRDKGPTPNAFLRQLKAIKAWGRQQPQNLERIAIPVLIANGDHDVMVPTANSIDMARRIPGSQLVIYEDAGHGGIFQYHADFVPKALTFLGKSENVTNVGLENVGEGIRR
- a CDS encoding TetR/AcrR family transcriptional regulator, with translation MRYEKGRKETTHDRILEVATRRFRQDGIAASGLAGIMSEAGLTNGAFYAHFSSKSEMVEKCIERAIDDQWQQFEKEIAAGRLVEIIRSYLSEQHRDHADSGCPSAALLPEISRQEPATRHVYTESVKRLVSAMEKQLPDMPKGPKAREIAIATMGLLIGTLQMARAVNDPSLSDDILAAGTHVAKSLIQSGKRRV
- a CDS encoding YgfZ/GcvT domain-containing protein is translated as MSDVVSTGVAASSVLEPTPLAAALTAGSPGLALTAYRGAETVLAFAGANPELAALTAAAGCYDLGYRAFVRITGEDQVRWLNGMVSNTIVGLTEGHGNYSFLLNAQGRIQGDANIYRSSDHLLLETDRSQQVAILAHLDHFIIMDDVELHPADGLTAIGVAGPKAVAVLESLGLAAPAAESTEALSFVAARWQEHEILVIHEASPLVPRFALLVPSGAVVALWQALTAAGAEPCGAEAIEKLRILEGTPLYGVDIRDRHLPQETAQTQALNFSKGCYLGQEIVERIRSRAAVHRGFRQFQLAAGLGPLEAGATLPIEAEGAAQNPAGELSSIAAFDLPVFQGTLALGFLRNEAAERGLPLSASGVKVTIAERRPEIAGL
- a CDS encoding NADP-dependent oxidoreductase, with the translated sequence MKAFVVDKYKKKGALALVNVPEPKLQDNDVLIRIQAAAVNLLDSKVRDGEFKLLLPYRPPFVLGHDVAGTVVKTGPKVRKFKVGDAVYARPRDHRVGTFAEFIATDEADVALKPRNLGMVEAASIPLVSLTAWQALVEVAKVQPGQKVFIQAGSGGVGAIAIQLAKHLGATVATTTSAKNADLVKSLGADVVIDYKRQDFEKVLSDYDLVLNSQDAKTLEKSLRVLKPGGQLISISGPPDPAFAEAFGLNPFLKLVMRLLSRGVRKKAKALGVRYSFLFMRAQGQHLSEVTSLIESGVIRPVVDRVFPFEKTGEALAYVETGRAKGKVVITVAD
- the ribF gene encoding riboflavin biosynthesis protein RibF, yielding MQVFRSLEEIPAGFGPTVVAVGNFDGVHRGHRAIIASVRERAQALGAKSVALTFDPHPVRLLRPGQSPKLITPLDVRLELLASTGLDATVVIPFTPEFSLLTAQDFASGVLAGLLEAVEVHEGDNFRFGHNASAGILELRELGQSLGFAVVTHSAIHVGRLIVSSSEIRRRVAAGDVSTARRLLGRPFSIHSTQARGRGIGSRLTVPTINLAPYHELLPADGVYVTRLHIGGQGVFDGVTNAGVRPTFGEPSYAIETYLLDFDPNRDEIALTAETPLELCFLKRLRGERKFETPEALKAQILRDVGQAQRFFALSRQF
- a CDS encoding TetR/AcrR family transcriptional regulator, producing MRTIGRPRSQAAHDAILKATLRLITRSGFRAVSVNEIAAEAGVGKMTIYRHWPNKAAVVMDSLLELIGNETAFPKAGSALESLRRQLHLQAAFFRSARGNLIRSLVSEAQSDPELASAFRDRWLNPRREGVRQNIQAAISEGSLRRDFNIDTAIDQLYGSLYYRLLLGSGAIDDAFIEDTYQQFLAGHKARSSARK
- a CDS encoding MBL fold metallo-hydrolase is translated as MQAGDSIQAEIVVLGSGTSMGVPTLGCGCAVCTSTDPRNRRSRPSIAVEWGDHRVVIDTGQDFREQALREKITHVDAVLYTHPHADHILGLDDLRPLSFRHHDSMPLYADDATAAVLRTVFSYTFAPDAKYPTRARVRLEPMNGQESAQIAGVRFQRIPLMHGRLAVGGYRFGNVAYLTDMNRIPEESLPLLEDLDVMILDALRWEPHPSHANVDEALGWVERVRPRQAWFTHIAHELDHAPTEAALPPHIRMAYDGLRIPITLQAETSAGERS